From the genome of Methanothrix soehngenii GP6:
TAGCAACATCAAAACAAATGCCATTTGCATGTCAGTTCGTCTCACTTTTGCCCACCTGCCTGTCAATTATCTTCGTTATAATTTTAAACGTATCCCAGGGAAGAGGCGTCCACCTCCAGTCGGTTGGCATTACCTGAAAAGCGGACAAGTATATATTTCATCCAGCCTATTATGCTATAGAAATGTCGTCCCTCCAAATGAACTCAAGCCAAGGAATGCAGCCCCGGGGATTGGATATTTCGTATGCATTTCGTCTTAGCCACCAATAGACTGTGCGGCGGAGATAGCGATGTTGGCAGAATTGCCGTCTGAGCATTGATTGGAGATGAAGACAATGGGAAAGACATATTCGACCGGGCTGATAGTATCGCCAGCAGAGATTCAGCATAATATGGCCATGTTTGTTGCCATGGCAAAGCTTCTGAGGGCGGTGGAGCATCCCTCTTCCTTTGACTGGAGGAGTATTGAGGGCGAAGACTTTACCACCCCCATCCGCGATCAGGGAAAATGCAGTAGCTCCGTTGCCTTCGCCACCATCGCCCTGATGGAGTCCATGATAAAGATCGCAAATCAGGACCCCAAATTGCAGCCCGATCTCTCTGAGGCCTATCTTTTTCCCCGAGGAGGTGGAAAATGCGAGAGCGGTGCTCAATTCGGGCGGATGCTCACGGCTGCAGAGTCCGGGGTTTGCGATGAGCTCTGCTGTCCTTATGCTGGAGACTGGAAGCCATGCCCGGATTTCAAGAGCAGATTGACTGCCATCACATTCTCTGAGACGATCTTCAGCCCGGAGCAGGCCAAAGCCCATATCGCCTCAACCGGCCCTCTAATGAGCGGCATGGCGGTCTATGCAGACTTCTTCGAGCATGATGGGGGGATTTATAGTCAGGATTATGGGAACTTCGTAGG
Proteins encoded in this window:
- a CDS encoding C1 family peptidase translates to MGKTYSTGLIVSPAEIQHNMAMFVAMAKLLRAVEHPSSFDWRSIEGEDFTTPIRDQGKCSSSVAFATIALMESMIKIANQDPKLQPDLSEAYLFPRGGGKCESGAQFGRMLTAAESGVCDELCCPYAGDWKPCPDFKSRLTAITFSETIFSPEQAKAHIASTGPLMSGMAVYADFFEHDGGIYSQDYGNFVGNHAILIVGYDEGEDCWIGKNSWGLTWGEGGWFRIKQGECGIGSAFPFYSAAIGLSPVLAFPPSPDIAAPIDGTLYVTMTRAGERDVILLVNNREIGALTLGETLTAGEFKRGDTIQFDLVGIAHKNVCFPSGWRIWTLRMDGGKYEFRVLERDKR